One genomic region from Enterobacter hormaechei ATCC 49162 encodes:
- the tolB gene encoding Tol-Pal system beta propeller repeat protein TolB, whose product MKQALRVAFGFLMLWAAVLHAEVRIEITQGVDSARPIGVVPFQWAGPGAAPEDIGGIVAADLRNSGKFNPLDRSRLPQQPGTAQEVQPAAWSALGIDAVVIGQVTPAPDGGYNVAYQLVDTGGAPGTVLAQNTYKVNKQWLRYAGHTASDEVFEKLTGIKGAFRTRIAYVVQTNGGQFPYELRVSDYDGYNQFTVHRSPQPLMSPAWSPDGSKLAYVTFESGRSALVIQTLSNGAVRQVASFPRHNGAPAFSPDGTKLAFALSKTGSLNLYVMDIGSGQIRQVTDGRSNNTEPTWFPDSQNLAFTSDQAGRPQVYKVNINGGAAQRITWEGSQNQDADVSADGKTMVMVSTAGGQQHIAKQDLVTGGVQILSSTFLDETPSLAPNGTMVIYSSSQGMGSVLNLVSTDGRFKARLPATDGQVKSPAWSPYL is encoded by the coding sequence ATGAAGCAGGCATTACGTGTAGCATTTGGTTTTTTAATGCTGTGGGCAGCTGTACTGCACGCAGAAGTACGTATCGAGATCACCCAAGGGGTGGACTCGGCGCGTCCAATCGGTGTCGTTCCGTTCCAGTGGGCAGGGCCAGGTGCCGCGCCTGAAGATATTGGCGGCATTGTTGCAGCTGACCTGCGTAACAGCGGTAAATTTAATCCCTTAGATCGTTCTCGTCTGCCACAGCAGCCGGGTACTGCGCAGGAAGTTCAGCCTGCCGCATGGTCTGCTTTGGGTATTGACGCGGTGGTTATCGGACAGGTTACCCCTGCACCAGACGGTGGCTATAACGTCGCTTATCAGCTGGTGGATACCGGCGGTGCGCCGGGTACCGTTCTGGCTCAAAACACCTATAAAGTGAACAAGCAGTGGCTGCGTTACGCAGGTCATACTGCGAGTGACGAAGTGTTCGAGAAGCTGACCGGTATTAAAGGTGCGTTCCGTACCCGTATCGCGTACGTAGTACAGACCAACGGCGGCCAGTTCCCTTATGAGCTGCGCGTCTCTGACTACGATGGCTACAACCAGTTTACCGTACACCGTTCTCCGCAGCCGCTGATGTCTCCGGCATGGTCTCCGGACGGCTCTAAGCTGGCGTACGTAACCTTCGAAAGCGGCCGTTCCGCGCTGGTTATCCAGACGCTCTCTAACGGTGCTGTGCGTCAGGTTGCGTCATTCCCGCGTCACAACGGTGCACCTGCGTTCTCTCCGGATGGGACTAAACTGGCGTTTGCCCTGTCTAAAACCGGTAGCCTGAACCTGTACGTGATGGATATTGGTTCTGGTCAGATCCGTCAGGTCACGGATGGTCGTAGCAACAATACTGAGCCAACCTGGTTCCCGGACAGCCAGAATCTGGCCTTTACGTCTGACCAGGCAGGTCGTCCACAAGTTTATAAAGTGAATATCAACGGCGGAGCAGCGCAGCGTATTACCTGGGAAGGTTCTCAGAACCAGGATGCTGACGTCAGTGCCGATGGTAAAACAATGGTAATGGTCAGCACTGCGGGTGGTCAGCAACACATTGCCAAACAAGATCTGGTAACGGGGGGCGTACAAATACTGTCGTCAACGTTCCTGGATGAAACGCCAAGTCTGGCACCTAACGGCACCATGGTAATCTACAGCTCTTCTCAGGGGATGGGATCCGTGCTGAATCTGGTTTCTACAGATGGGCGTTTCAAAGCGCGTCTTCCGGCAACTGATGGACAGGTAAAATCACCTGCCTGGTCGCCGTATCTGTAA
- the tolA gene encoding cell envelope integrity protein TolA, whose product MSKATEQNDKLKRAIIVSAVLHVILFAALIWSSFDEHIDASGGGGGSSIDAVMVDPGAVVQNYNRQQQQQASAKRAEEQREKQAQQQAEELREKQAAEQERLKQLEKERLQAQEAAKEQAEQQKQAEAAAKKAQEQQKQAEEAAAKAAADAKAQADAQAKLAAEAAKKAAADAQKKAEAEAAKKAAADAQKKAEAEAAKKAAADAQKKAEAEAAKKAAQEAEKKAAADAAKKAAAAEKAAAEKAAAAEKAAADKKAAAAKAAADKKAAAEKAAAKKAAAEKAAAAAGVDDLLGDLSSGKNAPKTGGGAKGSGQPSKDSGTSGANGGATGADISAYAKQIQVAIQSRLFDAGLYQGKQCVLHINLAPDGRLKSVTSEGGDPALCQAALAAARSANIPKPPNEAVYEKIKDAKLDFKL is encoded by the coding sequence GTGTCAAAGGCAACCGAACAGAACGACAAGCTTAAGCGAGCGATAATCGTCTCCGCAGTGCTGCACGTGATTCTTTTTGCAGCGCTGATCTGGAGTTCGTTCGATGAGCACATTGATGCATCGGGAGGCGGTGGAGGCTCGTCCATCGACGCCGTCATGGTGGATCCCGGTGCGGTAGTGCAGAACTATAATCGCCAGCAACAGCAGCAGGCGAGCGCAAAACGTGCGGAAGAGCAGCGTGAAAAACAGGCGCAACAGCAGGCGGAAGAGCTGCGTGAGAAGCAGGCCGCCGAGCAGGAACGTCTGAAGCAGCTTGAGAAAGAGCGTTTGCAGGCGCAGGAAGCCGCCAAAGAGCAGGCGGAGCAGCAGAAACAGGCTGAAGCCGCAGCGAAAAAAGCGCAGGAACAGCAGAAGCAGGCGGAAGAGGCGGCAGCCAAAGCCGCAGCAGACGCGAAGGCGCAGGCAGATGCACAGGCGAAATTAGCCGCAGAAGCCGCGAAGAAAGCGGCTGCTGACGCACAGAAGAAAGCAGAGGCCGAAGCCGCGAAGAAAGCCGCTGCTGATGCACAGAAGAAAGCAGAAGCTGAAGCCGCGAAGAAAGCCGCAGCGGATGCGCAGAAGAAAGCCGAAGCGGAAGCCGCCAAAAAAGCTGCGCAGGAAGCAGAGAAGAAAGCGGCTGCCGATGCTGCCAAAAAAGCGGCCGCCGCTGAGAAAGCTGCGGCAGAAAAAGCCGCTGCCGCTGAGAAGGCCGCCGCAGATAAAAAAGCCGCCGCCGCGAAAGCCGCTGCCGATAAAAAAGCGGCTGCCGAAAAAGCCGCAGCGAAAAAGGCTGCTGCTGAAAAAGCCGCCGCTGCCGCCGGTGTTGACGACCTGCTTGGCGACCTGAGTTCCGGTAAAAATGCACCGAAAACAGGCGGTGGAGCGAAAGGCAGTGGCCAGCCGTCGAAAGACAGCGGTACCTCTGGCGCCAACGGTGGGGCGACTGGTGCAGATATTAGTGCTTACGCTAAGCAGATCCAGGTTGCGATTCAAAGCCGCCTCTTTGATGCAGGCCTGTATCAGGGTAAGCAGTGCGTGTTGCATATCAATCTTGCGCCAGATGGCAGGTTGAAAAGTGTGACGTCTGAAGGGGGCGATCCTGCGCTTTGTCAGGCAGCGTTGGCCGCCGCAAGATCGGCGAACATTCCTAAACCGCCTAATGAGGCTGTTTATGAAAAGATAAAAGATGCCAAACTGGACTTTAAGCTGTAA
- the tolR gene encoding colicin uptake protein TolR → MARSRGRGRRELKSEINIVPLLDVLLVLLLIFMATAPIITQSVEVDLPDATESQAVSTNDDPPVIIEVSGVGQYSVVVEKDRMDQLPPEQVIAEAQRRLESNPKTVFLIGGAKGVPYDEIIKALNLLHSAGVKSVGLMTQPI, encoded by the coding sequence ATGGCCAGATCGCGTGGACGAGGTCGTCGCGAGCTCAAGTCCGAAATCAATATCGTTCCGTTACTGGACGTGCTGCTGGTGCTGCTGCTGATCTTTATGGCGACAGCGCCCATCATCACCCAGAGCGTGGAAGTTGATCTGCCGGATGCAACAGAATCACAGGCGGTAAGCACCAATGACGATCCTCCGGTCATCATTGAGGTTTCCGGCGTAGGGCAGTACAGCGTTGTGGTCGAGAAAGATCGTATGGATCAGCTTCCGCCAGAGCAGGTTATTGCTGAAGCGCAACGACGCCTGGAGTCAAATCCGAAGACGGTCTTCTTAATCGGTGGTGCGAAAGGCGTACCATATGATGAAATTATCAAAGCGCTGAACTTGCTACATAGCGCGGGCGTTAAGTCAGTTGGCTTAATGACTCAGCCTATTTGA
- the tolQ gene encoding Tol-Pal system protein TolQ: MTDMNILDLFLKASLLVKLIMLILIGFSIASWAIIIQRTRILNAAGREAEAFEDKFWSGIELSRLYQESQGRRENLTGSEQIFYSGFKEFARLHRANNHAPEAVVEGASRAMRISMNRELENLETHIPFLGTVGSISPYIGLFGTVWGIMHAFIALGAVKQATLQMVAPGIAEALIATAIGLFAAIPAVMAYNRLNQRVNKLELNYDNFMEEFTAILHRQAFTSTESNKG, encoded by the coding sequence GTGACTGACATGAATATCCTTGATTTGTTCCTTAAGGCAAGCCTTCTGGTTAAACTTATCATGTTGATTTTGATTGGTTTTTCAATCGCATCCTGGGCCATCATTATCCAGAGAACGCGTATCCTCAATGCCGCTGGCCGCGAAGCCGAAGCCTTTGAAGATAAGTTCTGGTCGGGTATTGAGCTTTCTCGTCTGTATCAGGAGAGCCAGGGGCGCCGTGAAAACCTGACCGGCTCCGAACAAATTTTCTATAGCGGATTCAAAGAGTTTGCTCGTCTGCACCGGGCAAACAATCATGCGCCGGAAGCCGTCGTGGAAGGGGCGTCGCGTGCGATGCGTATCTCCATGAACCGCGAGCTGGAAAATCTTGAAACGCACATTCCTTTCCTCGGAACCGTTGGCTCCATCAGCCCGTATATCGGCCTGTTTGGTACGGTTTGGGGGATTATGCACGCCTTTATCGCGCTGGGCGCGGTGAAGCAGGCAACGTTGCAGATGGTTGCACCGGGTATCGCAGAAGCACTGATCGCGACCGCAATCGGTCTGTTCGCCGCAATTCCGGCGGTAATGGCGTACAACCGTCTGAACCAGCGCGTGAACAAACTGGAACTGAACTACGACAACTTTATGGAAGAGTTCACCGCGATTCTGCATCGTCAGGCGTTTACCAGCACCGAGAGCAACAAGGGGTAA
- the ybgC gene encoding tol-pal system-associated acyl-CoA thioesterase has product MNTTLFRWPVRVYYEDTDAGGVVYHASYVAFYERARTEMLRHHHFSQQVLLAERVAFVVRKMTLEYFAPARLDDMLEVQTEITSMRGTSLVFTQRIVNAENTVLNSAEVLIVCVDPTIMKPRALPKSIVAEFKQ; this is encoded by the coding sequence GTGAATACAACGCTGTTTCGATGGCCGGTACGTGTCTATTACGAAGATACCGATGCCGGTGGTGTGGTCTACCACGCCAGCTACGTTGCTTTTTATGAACGGGCACGCACAGAGATGCTGCGCCATCATCACTTTAGTCAACAGGTGCTGTTGGCTGAGCGAGTTGCCTTCGTGGTACGCAAGATGACGCTTGAGTATTTTGCGCCTGCCAGACTCGACGATATGCTCGAAGTCCAAACAGAAATTACATCAATGCGCGGAACTTCACTGGTTTTCACGCAGCGGATAGTCAATGCAGAGAACACGGTACTGAACTCAGCTGAAGTCCTGATTGTTTGTGTTGATCCAACCATAATGAAGCCTCGTGCGCTTCCTAAGTCTATTGTCGCGGAGTTTAAGCAGTGA
- the ybgE gene encoding cyd operon protein YbgE, which translates to MNIIATLYAVMDKRPLRALSLVMALLLAGCIFWDPSRFAAKTSELEIWHGFLMMWAVCAGVIHGVGFRPKALHWQGIFCPLIADLVLLAGLIFFFF; encoded by the coding sequence ATGAACATTATCGCAACGCTGTATGCGGTAATGGATAAGCGCCCCTTGCGGGCGCTTTCTTTAGTGATGGCATTACTGCTGGCAGGCTGTATCTTCTGGGACCCGTCGCGCTTCGCGGCAAAAACCAGCGAGCTTGAGATCTGGCACGGCTTCCTGATGATGTGGGCGGTGTGCGCAGGTGTGATTCACGGTGTCGGCTTTCGTCCGAAAGCCCTTCACTGGCAAGGCATCTTCTGCCCACTGATTGCCGATCTGGTTCTCCTCGCCGGTTTGATTTTCTTCTTCTTCTGA
- the cydX gene encoding cytochrome bd-I oxidase subunit CydX, producing the protein MWYFAWILGTLLACAFGVITALALEHVEASKAGEEKH; encoded by the coding sequence ATGTGGTATTTCGCATGGATTTTAGGGACGCTTCTTGCCTGTGCATTTGGTGTCATCACTGCCCTGGCGCTTGAGCATGTAGAAGCGTCTAAAGCGGGTGAAGAAAAACACTGA
- the cydB gene encoding cytochrome d ubiquinol oxidase subunit II — MIDYEVLRFVWWLLIGVLLIGFAVTDGFDMGVGMLTRFLGRNDTERRIMINSIAPHWDGNQVWLITAGGALFAAWPMVYAAAFSGFYVAMILVLASLFFRPVGFDYRSKIEDTRWRNMWDWGIFIGSFVPPLVIGVAFGNLLQGVPFHVDEYMRLFYTGNFFQLLNPFGLLAGVVSVAMIITQGATYLQMRTVGELHLRSRATAQVAALVTLVCFALAGVWVVYGIDGYVVTSAINHTAPSNPLTKEVARQAGAWLVNFNNTPALWAIPALGVLLPLLTVLTSRLEKGALAFVFSSLTLACIILTAGIAMFPFVMPSSTMMNASLTMWDATSSHMTLNLMTYVACVFVPIVLAYTIWCYWKMFGRITKEHIESNTHSMY, encoded by the coding sequence ATGATCGATTATGAAGTATTGCGTTTTGTCTGGTGGCTGCTGATCGGTGTTCTGCTGATTGGTTTTGCGGTCACCGATGGTTTCGACATGGGCGTGGGCATGCTCACCCGTTTTCTCGGTCGTAATGACACCGAGCGTCGAATCATGATCAACTCCATCGCCCCGCACTGGGACGGTAACCAGGTGTGGCTGATCACCGCAGGCGGCGCGCTGTTCGCTGCCTGGCCGATGGTTTACGCGGCTGCGTTCTCCGGCTTCTATGTGGCGATGATTCTGGTGCTGGCTTCTTTATTCTTCCGTCCGGTAGGTTTTGACTACCGTTCCAAGATTGAAGACACCCGCTGGCGCAACATGTGGGACTGGGGCATCTTCATCGGTAGCTTCGTGCCTCCGCTGGTCATTGGTGTGGCGTTCGGTAACCTGTTGCAGGGTGTGCCGTTCCACGTCGACGAATACATGCGTCTGTTCTACACCGGTAACTTCTTCCAGCTGCTGAATCCGTTTGGTCTGCTGGCGGGCGTGGTGAGCGTGGCGATGATCATCACGCAGGGCGCAACTTATCTTCAGATGCGTACCGTGGGTGAACTGCACCTGCGTTCCCGTGCTACCGCTCAGGTGGCGGCGCTGGTGACTCTGGTCTGCTTCGCACTGGCAGGCGTGTGGGTGGTGTACGGTATTGATGGATACGTGGTGACCTCCGCGATCAACCATACTGCGCCGTCTAACCCGCTGACTAAAGAAGTGGCGCGTCAGGCCGGTGCATGGCTGGTGAACTTCAATAATACCCCTGCGCTGTGGGCTATCCCGGCTCTGGGTGTGCTGCTGCCGCTGCTGACCGTGCTGACGTCTCGTCTGGAGAAAGGCGCTCTGGCGTTCGTGTTCTCCTCACTGACGCTGGCGTGCATCATCCTGACGGCAGGTATTGCCATGTTCCCATTCGTGATGCCGTCCAGCACCATGATGAACGCTAGCCTGACCATGTGGGATGCAACGTCCAGCCATATGACGCTGAACTTAATGACCTATGTTGCTTGCGTGTTCGTTCCGATTGTTCTGGCTTACACCATCTGGTGTTACTGGAAAATGTTCGGTCGTATTACTAAAGAACATATCGAAAGCAACACCCACTCTATGTACTAA
- the cydA gene encoding cytochrome ubiquinol oxidase subunit I, protein MLDVVELSRLQFALTAMYHFLFVPLTLGMAFLLAIMETVYVLSGKQIYKDMTKFWGKLFGINFALGVATGLTMEFQFGTNWSYYSHYVGDIFGAPLAIEGLMAFFLESTFVGLFFFGWDRLGKVQHMAVTWLVALGSNLSALWILVANGWMQNPIASDFNFETMRMEMVSFAELVLNPVAQVKFVHTVASGYVCGAMFVLGISSYYMLRGRDFAFAKRSFAIAASFGMAAILSVIVLGDESGYEMGDVQKTKLAAIEAEWETQPAPAAFTLFGVPDQEAQENRFAIQIPYALGIIATRSVDKQVTGLKDLMVQHEERIRNGMKAYSLLEQLRAGSTDQAVRDQFNDVKKDLGYGLLLKRYTPNVSDATEAQIQMATKDSIPRVAPLYFAFRIMVGCGIIMLLIIAASFWSVIRNRIGEKKWLLRTALYGIPLPWIAIESGWFVAEYGRQPWAIGEVLPTAVANSSLTAGDLIFSMLLICGLYTLFLVAELFLMFKFARLGPSSLKTGRYHYEQSAATTQPAR, encoded by the coding sequence ATGTTAGACGTAGTCGAACTGTCGCGCTTACAGTTTGCCTTGACCGCGATGTACCACTTCCTGTTTGTGCCGCTGACGCTCGGTATGGCGTTCCTGCTGGCCATCATGGAAACGGTTTACGTCCTCTCCGGCAAACAGATTTATAAAGATATGACCAAGTTCTGGGGCAAGTTGTTTGGTATCAACTTTGCGCTGGGCGTGGCAACCGGTCTGACCATGGAGTTCCAGTTCGGAACCAACTGGTCTTACTATTCCCACTATGTCGGGGATATTTTCGGTGCGCCGCTGGCCATTGAAGGTCTGATGGCCTTCTTCCTCGAATCCACCTTTGTAGGTCTGTTCTTCTTCGGTTGGGACCGTCTGGGTAAAGTCCAGCATATGGCGGTAACCTGGCTGGTGGCATTAGGCTCCAACTTGTCCGCACTGTGGATCCTGGTGGCGAACGGCTGGATGCAAAACCCCATTGCGTCTGATTTCAACTTCGAAACCATGCGTATGGAGATGGTCAGCTTTGCTGAGCTGGTCCTGAACCCGGTTGCCCAGGTTAAGTTCGTTCACACCGTGGCGTCTGGCTATGTGTGCGGCGCGATGTTCGTGCTGGGCATCAGCTCCTACTATATGCTGCGCGGCCGTGACTTCGCGTTCGCCAAGCGTTCTTTCGCTATTGCAGCAAGCTTCGGTATGGCCGCGATTCTGTCTGTTATTGTTCTGGGTGATGAATCCGGTTACGAAATGGGCGACGTGCAGAAAACCAAACTGGCCGCAATTGAAGCTGAATGGGAAACCCAGCCAGCGCCAGCCGCGTTTACCCTGTTCGGTGTGCCCGATCAGGAAGCACAGGAAAACCGCTTCGCCATTCAAATTCCTTACGCTCTGGGTATTATCGCCACGCGCTCCGTCGACAAACAGGTGACTGGCCTGAAAGATCTGATGGTGCAGCATGAAGAGCGTATCCGTAACGGGATGAAAGCCTACTCGCTGCTGGAACAGCTGCGCGCTGGCTCTACCGATCAGGCCGTTCGCGATCAATTTAACGACGTGAAGAAAGACCTCGGTTACGGTCTGCTGCTGAAACGCTATACCCCGAACGTCTCTGACGCGACGGAAGCGCAAATTCAGATGGCAACCAAAGACTCTATTCCACGCGTTGCGCCGCTGTACTTCGCGTTCCGCATCATGGTGGGTTGCGGCATTATCATGCTGCTGATCATCGCCGCCTCGTTCTGGTCAGTCATTCGTAACCGTATCGGTGAGAAAAAATGGCTGCTGCGCACGGCGCTGTACGGTATCCCACTGCCATGGATTGCTATCGAGTCCGGCTGGTTTGTTGCGGAATATGGTCGTCAGCCGTGGGCGATCGGTGAGGTGCTGCCAACTGCGGTAGCGAACTCCTCCCTGACCGCAGGCGACCTGATCTTCTCCATGCTGCTGATTTGCGGTCTGTACACCCTGTTCCTGGTGGCTGAACTGTTCCTGATGTTCAAGTTCGCGCGCCTTGGCCCAAGCAGCCTGAAAACCGGTCGCTACCACTACGAGCAGTCTGCTGCGACTACTCAGCCGGCACGCTAA
- the mngB gene encoding mannosylglycerate hydrolase, with product MKAVSRVHITPHMHWDREWYFTTEASRILLVNNMEEILTRLEQDAEYKYYVLDGQTAVLEDYFAVKPENRPRVKALVEAGKLIIGPWYTQTDTTLVSGESIIRNLMYGIRDCLAFGEPMKIGYLPDSFGMSSQLPHIYNGFGITRTMFWRGCSERHGTDKTEFLWQSQDGSEVTAQVLPLGYAIGKYLPEDEAGLRKRLDAWLEVLEKASVTKEILLPNGHDQMPLQQNIFTVMDKLREIYPQRQFVMSRFEEVFDHIDAHRDELATLKGEFIDGKYMRVHRTIGSTRMDIKIAHARIENKIVNVLEPLATLAWTLGFEYHHGLLEKMWKEILKNHAHDSIGCCCSDKVHREVMSRFELAEDMADNLTSFYMRKIVDNMPQSDEDKLVMFNLMPWPREEVINTTLRLRASQFRLLDDKGNEIPYYLRSAREIDPGLIDRQIVHYGNYDPFMEFDIQVKQILPSMGYRTLYIEPHVAGKVLDAAKSPEALLENAFWEIALNDDGTLRLRDKESGLIYDRVLEIEESSDDGDEYDYSPSREEWRLTSAQGEHEVEVIHDAWQSRAIIRHHMAVPADLAERSARQQTGTLEAELTVTLSHNSRRIDVEARLGNHADDHRVRVLIPTPFTTDAVLADTQFGSLTRPVQDDAMANWQEEGWKEAPLPVWNLLNYAVLQERRNGLALFTEGLREFEVTGERQKTFALTLLRGVGLLGKEDLLLRPGRPSGIKMPVPDSQMRGQLTCRFSLFSFTGTAVSAGVAQQAKSWLTPVHCYNKIPWDAMKLNRASFTTPCSYSLLTLAPNGCMLSALKKAEDRDEMILRLYNPSETRTCDVALSVNRAVLACCETDMNEAVNAQGEDGSGITGPFRPGQSRTFSIKIERSSS from the coding sequence ATGAAAGCAGTATCTCGCGTTCATATCACGCCACATATGCACTGGGACCGTGAGTGGTACTTCACCACCGAAGCGTCACGTATTCTTCTGGTCAACAATATGGAAGAGATCCTCACCCGTCTTGAGCAGGACGCAGAGTATAAATACTACGTTCTCGACGGCCAGACGGCGGTGCTGGAAGATTATTTTGCCGTGAAGCCGGAAAACAGACCACGCGTGAAAGCGCTGGTGGAGGCCGGGAAGCTGATAATCGGACCCTGGTATACCCAGACCGATACCACCCTCGTCTCCGGCGAGTCGATTATCCGAAATCTGATGTACGGCATTCGCGACTGTCTGGCCTTTGGCGAGCCGATGAAAATTGGCTATCTGCCAGACTCTTTCGGCATGTCCTCCCAGCTGCCGCACATTTATAACGGTTTCGGCATCACGCGCACCATGTTCTGGCGCGGCTGTTCCGAGCGGCACGGTACCGATAAAACAGAGTTTCTCTGGCAAAGCCAGGACGGCAGTGAAGTCACGGCGCAGGTGCTGCCGCTGGGCTACGCGATTGGTAAGTACTTACCGGAGGATGAAGCCGGGCTGCGGAAACGGCTCGACGCCTGGCTCGAGGTGCTCGAAAAAGCCTCCGTGACGAAAGAAATTTTGCTGCCTAACGGCCATGACCAGATGCCGCTCCAGCAGAACATTTTTACGGTGATGGATAAGCTCCGCGAAATCTACCCGCAGCGTCAGTTTGTGATGAGCCGCTTTGAGGAGGTGTTTGACCACATCGACGCGCACCGCGATGAACTGGCGACGCTGAAAGGGGAGTTTATTGACGGTAAATATATGCGGGTGCACCGTACGATCGGCTCCACGCGGATGGACATCAAAATCGCTCACGCCCGAATAGAGAATAAAATCGTCAACGTCCTTGAGCCGCTGGCCACGCTTGCGTGGACGCTGGGCTTTGAGTATCACCACGGCTTGCTGGAAAAAATGTGGAAAGAGATCCTCAAGAATCACGCCCACGACAGTATCGGCTGCTGCTGTAGTGACAAAGTGCATCGCGAGGTGATGTCCCGCTTCGAACTGGCGGAAGACATGGCCGATAACCTGACGAGCTTCTATATGCGCAAGATCGTCGACAACATGCCGCAGAGCGATGAAGACAAACTGGTGATGTTTAACCTGATGCCCTGGCCGCGTGAGGAGGTGATCAACACCACGCTGCGTCTGCGCGCCAGCCAGTTCCGCCTGCTGGACGATAAGGGGAATGAAATTCCTTACTACCTCCGCAGCGCACGCGAGATCGACCCCGGGTTGATTGACCGGCAGATTGTGCATTACGGCAACTACGATCCATTTATGGAGTTTGACATTCAGGTCAAACAAATTCTGCCATCAATGGGTTACCGCACTCTCTATATTGAGCCGCATGTGGCTGGTAAGGTTCTCGACGCGGCGAAGTCCCCGGAGGCTTTGCTGGAAAATGCGTTCTGGGAGATCGCCTTAAACGACGATGGTACCCTGCGTCTGCGTGATAAAGAATCCGGGCTTATCTATGACCGGGTACTTGAAATTGAAGAGAGTTCGGATGATGGCGATGAGTACGACTACTCGCCTTCACGGGAAGAGTGGAGACTCACTTCTGCACAGGGCGAGCACGAGGTTGAGGTGATCCACGACGCCTGGCAGAGCAGGGCGATAATCCGCCATCATATGGCGGTACCGGCAGATCTCGCCGAACGCTCGGCGCGCCAGCAGACGGGAACGCTTGAGGCAGAACTCACGGTTACGCTCAGCCACAACAGCCGACGTATCGACGTCGAGGCGCGTCTGGGAAATCACGCGGATGATCACCGCGTGCGGGTGCTGATCCCGACGCCGTTCACCACGGACGCGGTGTTAGCCGATACCCAGTTCGGTTCGCTGACGCGCCCTGTTCAGGATGACGCGATGGCGAACTGGCAGGAGGAGGGCTGGAAGGAAGCGCCGCTGCCGGTGTGGAATCTGCTCAACTACGCTGTGCTCCAGGAACGGCGTAACGGGCTGGCGCTGTTCACCGAAGGGTTACGCGAATTTGAAGTGACTGGCGAGCGTCAAAAAACCTTTGCCCTGACGTTGCTTCGCGGCGTGGGGTTGCTTGGGAAGGAAGATTTACTTCTGCGTCCGGGCAGACCGTCCGGGATCAAAATGCCGGTGCCTGATTCACAGATGCGGGGCCAGTTAACCTGTCGCTTTAGCCTGTTCAGTTTTACTGGCACGGCCGTCAGTGCCGGTGTTGCGCAGCAGGCGAAGTCGTGGTTAACGCCGGTGCACTGCTATAACAAAATTCCGTGGGATGCGATGAAGCTTAACCGTGCCTCTTTCACCACGCCCTGTAGCTACAGCCTGCTAACGCTGGCGCCAAATGGATGTATGCTCAGTGCGCTGAAAAAGGCGGAAGATCGTGATGAGATGATTCTGCGTCTGTACAACCCGTCGGAGACCCGCACCTGCGATGTGGCGCTGTCGGTGAACCGTGCTGTCCTGGCGTGTTGCGAAACGGACATGAATGAGGCCGTTAACGCGCAGGGGGAGGACGGCTCGGGTATTACGGGGCCATTCCGGCCAGGCCAGTCACGCACCTTCAGCATAAAAATTGAAAGGTCATCCTCATAA